A single window of Microbacterium oryzae DNA harbors:
- a CDS encoding 30S ribosomal protein bS22: protein MGSVIKKRRKRMAKKKHRKLLRKTRHQRRNKK, encoded by the coding sequence GTGGGTTCTGTCATCAAGAAGCGCCGCAAGCGCATGGCGAAGAAGAAGCACCGCAAGCTGCTTCGCAAGACTCGCCACCAGCGCCGCAACAAGAAGTAA
- the proC gene encoding pyrroline-5-carboxylate reductase — protein sequence MSRPLPSVAFLGAGSMGGAILRGLVADGPAVEGGVFATNRTAEKAAALAGLPGVTSIALADEPDGNARAASEARIVLVGVKPAMVPALLEEIAPVLRDDAIVVSLAAGVTLDTFQRILGDGVSVLRSMPNTPSLVGKGVTGLARGAAATNDDAALVRELFAAVGTVIEVPEERIDALSAISGSGPAYVFLLIEELTRAAVALGFDESDAGRMVEGTFIGAAALLDASDEEPSELRRQVTSPKGTTERAVAVLQEAELAAVFQRAADAAIARAKELAAGA from the coding sequence ATGTCTCGACCCCTGCCATCCGTCGCGTTCCTCGGTGCCGGTTCGATGGGCGGTGCGATCCTGCGCGGCCTCGTCGCCGACGGCCCCGCGGTCGAGGGCGGCGTCTTCGCCACGAACCGCACCGCCGAGAAGGCCGCCGCACTCGCCGGCCTGCCGGGTGTCACGAGCATCGCGCTCGCCGACGAGCCGGACGGGAACGCGCGTGCGGCCTCGGAGGCGCGCATCGTGCTCGTCGGCGTGAAGCCCGCCATGGTGCCCGCGCTCCTGGAGGAGATCGCTCCCGTGCTGCGCGACGACGCGATCGTGGTCAGCCTCGCCGCGGGCGTGACGCTCGACACGTTCCAGCGCATCCTCGGCGACGGCGTGTCGGTGCTGCGCTCGATGCCCAACACCCCGTCGCTCGTCGGCAAGGGCGTCACCGGGCTCGCGCGCGGCGCGGCGGCCACCAACGACGACGCCGCGCTCGTGCGCGAGCTGTTCGCCGCGGTCGGCACGGTCATCGAGGTTCCCGAGGAGCGGATCGACGCGCTGTCGGCCATCTCCGGCTCGGGCCCCGCGTACGTCTTCCTCCTCATCGAGGAGCTGACCCGCGCGGCCGTCGCGCTCGGATTCGACGAGAGCGATGCGGGTCGGATGGTCGAGGGCACGTTCATCGGCGCCGCGGCGCTTCTCGACGCGTCGGACGAGGAGCCGTCGGAGCTGCGACGTCAGGTGACGAGCCCGAAGGGGACCACCGAGCGCGCCGTCGCCGTGCTGCAGGAGGCCGAGCTCGCCGCTGTCTTCCAGCGCGCGGCGGATGCCGCGATCGCCCGCGCGAAGGAGCTCGCCGCGGGCGCGTAG
- a CDS encoding TrkH family potassium uptake protein, with protein sequence MATSRSAAFAGSLERTSRAVGGYFRDFTTSSPARFAILVFVSLILIFTALLSLPIATEGRSHTPLADALFTAVSTICVTGLSTVDMATHWSAFGHAVIFVGVNIGALGALTLASLLGLVISRRLGLRAKLMAAGDTNPLRSHGGPVNESQTVRLGEVGQLLRVIALSTLLIEAVVAVLLYVPILSAGYSWLDALWIAPYYAAMSFTNTGFTPTVGGLESFHTNYFFLSVIMMSVFLGSIGFPVIYALSRQLRAPKRWPLHTKLTLITTVILFVAGGVVFLILEYGNPATWGESDAWDTTFQAFFLSAMTRSGGFSVIDPGHLYESSMLAASMLMFVGGGSASTAGGIKVTTLAVLALAVWSEAKGRRSVEVFGRRIPSDVQRVAVAVLAWGATIVALSTIIIAQITKAPLSSVLFDVISAFATVGLSTGLTATLPDPAIYVLAVTIFMGRVGTVTLAAAVAATSRSQHYALPVERPIVG encoded by the coding sequence ATGGCGACGAGCCGGTCAGCGGCGTTCGCCGGATCCCTCGAACGAACCTCCCGCGCGGTCGGCGGCTATTTCCGAGACTTCACCACCTCGTCGCCGGCCCGATTCGCGATCCTCGTCTTCGTCTCGCTCATCCTGATCTTCACGGCTCTGCTGTCGCTGCCGATCGCTACCGAGGGTCGCTCCCACACGCCCCTGGCAGACGCGCTCTTCACGGCGGTCTCGACGATCTGCGTGACCGGACTCTCCACGGTCGACATGGCGACGCACTGGTCGGCTTTCGGCCACGCCGTCATCTTCGTGGGTGTGAACATCGGCGCACTCGGCGCCCTGACGCTCGCCTCCCTCCTGGGCCTCGTGATCTCGCGGCGGCTCGGGCTGCGCGCCAAGCTCATGGCGGCCGGCGACACGAACCCGCTGCGCTCGCACGGCGGCCCGGTCAACGAGAGCCAGACGGTGCGGCTCGGGGAGGTCGGCCAACTGCTGCGGGTCATCGCGCTCTCCACCCTCCTCATCGAGGCCGTCGTCGCGGTGCTGCTGTACGTCCCGATCCTCTCGGCGGGATACAGCTGGCTCGACGCGCTGTGGATCGCGCCCTACTACGCCGCGATGTCGTTCACCAACACCGGGTTCACCCCGACGGTGGGCGGGCTCGAGTCGTTCCACACGAACTACTTCTTCCTGAGCGTGATCATGATGTCGGTCTTTCTCGGCAGCATCGGGTTCCCGGTGATCTACGCGCTGTCCCGGCAGCTGCGCGCGCCCAAGCGGTGGCCGCTCCACACCAAGCTCACGCTCATCACCACGGTCATCCTCTTCGTCGCCGGCGGCGTCGTCTTTCTCATCCTCGAGTACGGGAACCCGGCCACGTGGGGTGAGAGCGATGCCTGGGACACCACTTTCCAGGCGTTCTTCCTCTCCGCGATGACGCGCTCGGGCGGGTTCTCAGTTATCGACCCCGGTCACCTGTACGAGTCGTCGATGCTCGCGGCGTCGATGCTCATGTTCGTCGGCGGCGGCTCGGCGTCGACGGCGGGCGGCATCAAGGTGACGACGCTGGCCGTGCTGGCGCTCGCCGTCTGGTCGGAGGCGAAGGGCCGACGCTCGGTCGAGGTGTTCGGGCGGCGCATCCCGAGCGACGTGCAGCGCGTGGCCGTCGCCGTCCTCGCCTGGGGCGCCACGATCGTGGCCCTGTCGACGATCATCATCGCGCAGATCACCAAGGCGCCGCTGTCGTCGGTGCTCTTCGACGTCATCTCCGCGTTCGCCACCGTGGGGCTCTCGACGGGCCTCACCGCGACACTCCCGGATCCCGCCATCTACGTCCTCGCCGTCACGATCTTCATGGGCCGCGTTGGTACAGTGACCCTCGCCGCGGCCGTGGCGGCGACCTCCCGGTCGCAGCACTACGCGCTGCCCGTCGAAAGGCCCATCGTTGGTTGA
- a CDS encoding DedA family protein: MTTTEAAAGGGSWLSTLVDHVVGLMDIIGPYGAGVAIAAENLFPPLPSEAILPLAGLAAQRGSFALWEAILWTTVGSVVGALVLYGIGAWFGVDRLRWVAKRLPLISADDVDRTVAWFDRHGGKAVFFGRFVPIFRSLISIPAGVVRMPVWRFALYTAAGSVIWNTIFILLGWYLGNGWHIVEQYMDVVQNVVIVAVVVAVVWFVVVRVRAQRRQRRAAATD; the protein is encoded by the coding sequence ATGACGACGACCGAGGCCGCCGCCGGCGGAGGATCCTGGCTCTCCACACTCGTAGACCATGTCGTGGGTCTCATGGACATCATCGGGCCGTACGGCGCCGGTGTGGCCATCGCGGCGGAGAACCTCTTCCCGCCCCTGCCGAGCGAGGCCATCCTGCCGCTCGCCGGCCTCGCCGCGCAGCGCGGCTCGTTCGCGCTGTGGGAGGCGATTCTCTGGACGACCGTGGGCTCGGTCGTCGGCGCCCTGGTTCTCTACGGCATCGGCGCCTGGTTCGGCGTGGATCGCCTGCGGTGGGTCGCCAAGCGCCTGCCGCTCATCTCGGCCGACGACGTCGACCGCACCGTCGCCTGGTTCGACCGGCACGGCGGCAAGGCGGTGTTCTTCGGCCGGTTCGTGCCGATCTTCCGCAGTCTCATCTCCATCCCCGCCGGGGTGGTGCGGATGCCCGTGTGGCGGTTCGCGCTCTACACGGCAGCCGGCAGCGTGATCTGGAACACGATCTTCATCCTGCTGGGCTGGTACCTCGGGAACGGCTGGCACATCGTCGAGCAGTACATGGACGTCGTGCAGAACGTCGTCATCGTCGCCGTCGTGGTCGCCGTGGTCTGGTTCGTCGTCGTCCGCGTGCGGGCGCAGCGCCGACAGCGCCGCGCGGCCGCCACCGACTGA
- a CDS encoding rhodanese-like domain-containing protein: MNEITVQDLHAREGVPLIDVREEHEFAAGHVPGAVNLPMSELGARLGDLPAEPFDVICEVGGRSGRVVEVLTERGYEATNVAGGTSARRAAGYDVEA; the protein is encoded by the coding sequence ATGAACGAGATCACCGTCCAGGACCTGCACGCGCGCGAGGGCGTGCCCCTCATCGACGTCCGCGAGGAGCACGAATTCGCCGCCGGTCACGTGCCGGGAGCCGTCAACCTGCCGATGTCCGAGCTCGGTGCGCGCCTCGGCGACCTCCCCGCCGAGCCCTTCGACGTCATCTGCGAGGTCGGCGGCCGGTCGGGCCGTGTGGTCGAGGTGCTCACCGAGCGCGGGTACGAGGCGACCAACGTCGCCGGCGGCACCAGCGCGCGGCGCGCGGCCGGCTACGACGTCGAGGCCTGA
- a CDS encoding ArsR/SmtB family transcription factor → MADIFDVIADGTRREILQLLLRRSSDGHEGTSVSEIVAEIGVSQPTISKHLKVLREAGLVSVREVGQHRFYSLSPAPLEVVDDWLVPFFVDEAELAEEVAAQLPGTLPEPAARMAESVGRAAASAKNVVQSALRRLGA, encoded by the coding sequence ATGGCGGACATCTTCGACGTGATCGCGGACGGCACGAGGCGGGAGATCCTGCAGCTGCTGCTCCGCCGGTCGTCGGATGGTCATGAGGGCACGAGCGTGTCGGAGATCGTCGCCGAGATCGGCGTGAGCCAGCCCACCATCTCCAAGCACCTCAAGGTGCTGCGGGAGGCCGGGCTCGTCTCCGTGCGCGAAGTCGGGCAGCACCGCTTCTACAGCCTGTCGCCGGCGCCCCTCGAGGTGGTGGACGACTGGCTGGTGCCGTTCTTCGTGGACGAGGCAGAGCTCGCCGAGGAGGTCGCCGCGCAGCTTCCGGGCACGCTTCCCGAGCCCGCCGCCCGCATGGCGGAGTCGGTCGGGCGGGCGGCGGCGTCGGCCAAGAACGTCGTCCAGTCCGCGCTGCGACGCCTGGGGGCCTGA
- a CDS encoding helix-turn-helix domain-containing protein — MAELPDVRFLTVAEVAEIMRVSKMTVYRLVHSGELPAVRFGRSYRVPESAVTAMLEMPSERRIADVG, encoded by the coding sequence ATGGCTGAACTGCCGGATGTGCGGTTTCTCACGGTCGCCGAGGTCGCAGAGATCATGCGCGTCTCGAAGATGACCGTCTATCGGCTCGTCCACTCCGGCGAGCTCCCCGCCGTCCGGTTCGGTCGCAGCTACCGTGTCCCCGAGTCCGCCGTGACCGCCATGCTCGAGATGCCCTCGGAGCGCCGGATCGCCGACGTCGGCTGA
- a CDS encoding potassium channel family protein → MVEQIRSDAPVLVIGLGRFGAACAGELDRLDRDVLAIDDNLELVQKWSERVTHTVQTDARSLEALQQIGAADFQVAVVAVGSSIEASVLITANLVDLKVPQIWAKAVSQSHGKILARVGANHVIYPEREAGERVAHLVSGRMLDFIRFDDDFVLAKMYPPRFIRGRGLNESGVRSKYGVTVVGVKSPGKPFRYAEANTVVTNHDLIIVSGTNQDIERFAGLDR, encoded by the coding sequence TTGGTTGAGCAGATCCGCAGTGACGCTCCCGTCCTCGTCATCGGTCTCGGCCGGTTCGGCGCCGCGTGCGCCGGCGAGCTGGACAGGCTCGACCGCGACGTGCTCGCGATCGACGACAACCTCGAGCTCGTGCAGAAGTGGTCGGAGCGCGTAACGCACACCGTGCAGACCGACGCGCGCAGCCTCGAGGCACTGCAGCAGATCGGCGCGGCCGACTTCCAGGTCGCCGTCGTGGCGGTCGGCTCCTCCATCGAGGCGTCGGTGCTCATCACGGCGAACCTCGTCGACCTGAAGGTGCCGCAGATCTGGGCGAAGGCCGTCTCGCAGTCGCACGGCAAGATCCTCGCCCGCGTCGGCGCGAACCACGTCATCTACCCCGAGCGCGAGGCCGGCGAGCGCGTCGCGCACCTCGTCAGCGGCCGCATGCTCGACTTCATCCGCTTCGACGACGACTTCGTGCTCGCGAAGATGTACCCGCCGCGGTTCATCCGCGGCCGCGGGCTCAACGAGTCGGGCGTCCGCTCGAAGTACGGCGTCACGGTCGTGGGCGTGAAGAGCCCCGGAAAGCCGTTCCGCTACGCCGAGGCGAACACGGTCGTGACGAACCACGACCTCATCATCGTGTCGGGCACGAACCAGGACATCGAGAGGTTCGCGGGCCTCGACCGCTGA
- a CDS encoding glutaredoxin family protein: protein MTQVTLIGKPDCHLCDVAREVVDQVVAELPDETADRIEVVERSIADDAELHAQWWEKIPVVLIDGRLHGHWRVSPDRLREALVSAT from the coding sequence ATGACGCAGGTCACCCTCATCGGCAAGCCCGACTGCCACCTCTGCGACGTCGCGCGCGAGGTCGTCGATCAGGTGGTCGCCGAGCTCCCCGACGAGACCGCCGACCGCATCGAGGTGGTCGAGCGCTCCATCGCGGACGACGCCGAGCTGCACGCGCAGTGGTGGGAGAAGATCCCCGTCGTCCTCATCGACGGACGCCTGCACGGGCACTGGCGCGTGTCGCCGGACCGCCTGCGCGAGGCGCTCGTCTCCGCCACCTGA
- a CDS encoding Dabb family protein — translation MAIRHIVLFQLTATDAETRDAHAAEMKERLEGLVGVVPDLLEMTVGRNVAFEGQNFDVALDALFPDLAALEAYGSHPAHVEVAEYIGTIRGDRAAIDFEV, via the coding sequence ATGGCCATCCGCCACATCGTCCTGTTCCAGCTCACCGCGACGGATGCGGAGACCCGCGACGCGCACGCGGCGGAGATGAAGGAGCGCCTCGAGGGACTGGTCGGCGTCGTGCCCGACCTGCTCGAGATGACCGTCGGGCGGAACGTCGCGTTCGAGGGGCAGAACTTCGACGTCGCCCTCGACGCGCTCTTCCCCGATCTCGCCGCGCTCGAGGCGTACGGGTCGCACCCCGCTCATGTCGAGGTTGCGGAGTACATCGGCACGATCCGCGGCGACCGCGCTGCGATCGACTTCGAAGTCTGA
- the aspS gene encoding aspartate--tRNA ligase: MLRTHTAGSLRAEHIGQTVTLTGWVDRRRDHGGVAFIDLRDASGIAQIVIRDEDIAHPLRSEFVLKVTGEISQRPEGNANPNLPTGEIEVIAAEVEVLNESAPLPFQVSTALDGTETIGEEVRLKHRYLDLRRPAPAAALRLRSKASAAARRVLEEHEFVEIETPTLTRSTPEGARDFLVPARLNPGSWYALPQSPQLFKQLLMVAGMERYYQIARSYRDEDFRADRQPEFTQLDIEMSFVDQEDVIALGEQIVQALWRLIDVEIPTPIERITFADAMRLYGSDKPDLRFGNPIVELREYFAETTFRVFQQEYVGSVVHPGGASLPRRQFDAWQDWAKSRGAKGLAYVTFGEDGTLGGPVAKNLSDAEREGLAAATGAQPGDAVFFAAGATTQAQALLGAARVEIAKRTGQIDENAWAFVWVVDAPLFKPTGEDDDVDLGHSAWTAVHHAFTSPKPEWVDRFEEAPGEALAYAYDIVCNGNEIGGGSVRIHRRDVQERVFDVMGIGPEEAQEKFGFLLDAFAFGAPPHAGIAFGWDRVVSLLAGMPSIREVIAFPKTGNGYDPLTAAPAPITPEQRAEAGVDYEPEDDEA, translated from the coding sequence GTGCTGCGCACCCACACGGCAGGCTCGCTGCGAGCCGAGCACATCGGTCAGACCGTCACCCTCACGGGCTGGGTCGACCGCCGGCGCGATCACGGAGGAGTCGCCTTCATCGATCTGCGCGACGCGTCCGGCATCGCCCAGATCGTCATCCGCGACGAGGACATCGCGCACCCGCTGCGCAGCGAGTTCGTCCTCAAGGTGACCGGCGAGATCTCGCAGCGCCCCGAGGGCAACGCGAACCCGAACCTCCCCACGGGCGAGATCGAGGTCATCGCGGCCGAGGTCGAGGTGCTGAACGAGTCGGCGCCGCTGCCGTTCCAGGTCTCGACCGCGCTCGACGGCACCGAGACGATCGGCGAGGAGGTGCGTCTCAAGCACCGCTACCTCGACCTGCGTCGCCCGGCGCCCGCCGCCGCGCTGCGTCTGCGCTCGAAGGCCTCCGCTGCCGCGCGCCGCGTGCTCGAGGAGCACGAGTTCGTCGAGATCGAGACGCCGACCCTCACGCGCTCGACGCCGGAGGGCGCCCGCGACTTCCTCGTGCCCGCGCGCCTCAACCCGGGCAGCTGGTACGCCCTGCCGCAGTCGCCGCAGCTCTTCAAGCAGCTGCTCATGGTCGCCGGCATGGAGCGGTACTACCAGATCGCGCGCAGCTACCGCGATGAGGACTTCCGCGCCGACCGCCAGCCCGAGTTCACGCAGCTCGACATCGAGATGAGCTTCGTCGACCAGGAGGACGTGATCGCGCTCGGCGAGCAGATCGTCCAGGCGCTGTGGCGCCTCATCGACGTGGAGATCCCCACGCCGATCGAGCGCATCACCTTCGCCGATGCCATGCGCCTGTACGGCTCCGACAAGCCCGACCTGCGCTTCGGCAACCCGATCGTCGAGCTGCGCGAGTACTTCGCCGAGACGACGTTCCGCGTCTTCCAGCAGGAGTACGTCGGCTCGGTCGTGCACCCGGGCGGCGCCTCGCTCCCCCGCCGTCAGTTCGACGCGTGGCAGGACTGGGCGAAGTCCCGCGGCGCCAAGGGCCTCGCGTACGTCACCTTCGGCGAGGACGGGACGCTCGGCGGCCCCGTCGCGAAGAACCTCTCCGACGCCGAGCGCGAGGGCCTCGCCGCGGCGACCGGCGCGCAGCCCGGCGACGCGGTGTTCTTCGCCGCGGGTGCGACCACGCAGGCGCAGGCCCTCCTCGGCGCCGCGCGCGTGGAGATCGCCAAGCGCACCGGGCAGATCGACGAGAACGCCTGGGCCTTCGTGTGGGTCGTCGACGCCCCGCTGTTCAAGCCGACCGGCGAGGACGACGACGTCGACCTCGGCCACTCGGCCTGGACCGCCGTGCACCACGCCTTCACGTCGCCGAAGCCGGAGTGGGTCGACCGCTTCGAGGAGGCGCCGGGCGAGGCGCTCGCCTACGCATACGACATCGTCTGCAACGGCAACGAGATCGGCGGCGGCTCCGTCCGGATCCACCGTCGCGACGTGCAGGAGCGCGTGTTCGACGTCATGGGCATCGGGCCCGAGGAGGCGCAGGAGAAGTTCGGCTTCCTGCTCGACGCCTTCGCGTTCGGCGCCCCGCCGCACGCCGGCATCGCCTTCGGGTGGGACCGTGTCGTGTCGCTGCTGGCCGGAATGCCGTCGATCCGCGAGGTCATCGCCTTCCCGAAGACCGGAAACGGCTACGACCCGCTGACCGCGGCGCCCGCGCCGATCACGCCCGAGCAGCGCGCCGAGGCCGGCGTGGACTACGAGCCCGAGGACGACGAGGCCTGA